A window of Cellulomonas sp. SLBN-39 genomic DNA:
GTCGTGCTCATGACCTTCGTGTTCCTCGTCATGGCGCCGCTCATGCTGATCGGCGGCGTGATCATGTCGCTGCACGAGGACGTGCCGTTGTCCGGGCTGCTGCTCGTCGTGGTGCCGGTGCTCGTGGTCGCGATCGGGCTGATCGTGTCGCGGATGGTGCCGTGGTTCCGCCGCATGCAGCAGCGGATCGACGCCGTGAACCGGGTGATGCGCGAGCAGCTCACGGGCGTGCGGGTGGTGCGGGCGTTCGTGCGCGAGCGCGCCGAGGCCGCGCGCTTCGACGTCGCCAACCGTGACCTGTACACGGCATCGCTGGCCACGGGCCTGCTCATGGCCCTGATGTTCCCGCTGGTCATGCTCGTGATGAACGTGTCCAGCGTCGGCGTGGTCTGGTTCGGCGCCCGTCGGGTCGACGCCGGCGAGATGCAGATCGGTGCGCTCATCGCGTTCCTCAGCTACATCATGTTCGTGCTCATGGCGGTGATGATGAGCTCGATGATGGTCGTCATGGTCCCGCGGGCCATGGTGTCCGCCGAGCGCATCGGCGAGGTCCTCGACGCCGAGCCCACCGTGCTGCCGCCGCAGCAGCCCGTCGCGTTCCCCACCGACCCGACCGCCGGGGGGCGGCTGGAGCTGCGGGACGTCGAGTTCCGGTACCCGGGCGCGGAGGAGCCGGTGCTCCAGGGCGTGTCGTTCGTCGCCGAGCCGGGCCGTACCACGGCCATCATCGGCTCCACGGGGGCGGGCAAGAGCACCCTGCTCAACCTCGTGCCGCGGCTGTACGACGTGACGGGCGGCCGGGTCCTCGTCGACGGCGTCGACGTGCGCGACGCCGAGCCGGACGCCCTGTGGTCGCGGGTCGGGCTGGTCCCGCAGCGGCCCTACCTGTTCTCGGGCACCGTGGCCAGCAACCTGCGCTTCGGACGGCCCGACGCGACGGACGACGAGCTGTGGGCCGCGCTCGAGGTCGCACAGGCGCGCGACTTCGTCGAGGCGCTCGCCGAGCAGCTCGAGGCCCCCGTCGCGCAGGGTGGCACGAACCTCTCGGGCGGGCAGCGCCAGCGGTTGGCGATCGCCCGGGCCCTGGTCCGCCGACCGCGCGTGTACCTGTTCGACGACTCGTTCTCCGCCCTGGACTACGCGACCGACGCGGCCCTGCGCGCGGCGCTCGTGCCGTGGACCCGCGACGCGACCGTGCTGGTGGTGGCGCAGCGGGTGGCGACGATCCGCGACGCCGACCGCATCCTCGTCCTCGACGACGGCCGCGTCGTCGGCGACGGCACCCACGACGAGCTCCTGGCGGGCAACGCCACGTACCAGGAGATCGTGTACTCGCAGCTGAGCGCGCAGGAGGCGGCATGAGCACCACGACCGACCGGCGGCCCGCGGGCCCGCCCCCGGGCGGCCCCCGCCACGGGCCGATGGCCATGGGCGCGGGCATGCCCGTCCAGCGCTCGATGGACTTCCGCGGGTCGCTGCGGCGCCTGCTCGGCGTGCTGCGCCCGGAGCGGCCCCGGCTCGTCGCGGTGCTCGTGCTCGGCGTCCTGTCCGTGGCCGCGGCCGTCACCGGCCCGAAGCTGCTGGGGCAGGCCACCGACGTGCTGTTCAGCGGTGTCGTGTCCCGCGCGCTGGGCGACGTGCTCCCCGCGGGCGGGACCCAGCAGCAGGCCGTCGAGGCGCTGCGCGCGGCCGGGCAGGACACGTTCGCCGACATGGTCGGCGGGATGTCCGGCGTGGTGCCGGGCGCCGGCGTGGACTTCACGCGGCTCGGGCAGATCCTGCTCGTCGTGCTCGCCGTCTACGTGGCGGCCTTCCTCTTCGGCTGGCTGCAGGGACGCATCACCGCGCACGCGGTGCAGCGGACCGTGCTGCGGATGCGCACCGAGGTCGAGTCCAAGCTGTCGCGGCTGCCGCTGGCGTACTACGACCGCCAGCCGCGCGGGGAGCTGCTCAGCCGGGTCACCAACGACATCGACAACGTCGCCCAGACCATGCAGCAGACCCTGTCCCAGCTCGTGACGTCGCTGCTCACCGTGGTGGGCGTGCTCGCGATGATGTTCTGGATCTCGCCCCTGCTGGCGGTGGTCGCGCTCGTCACCGTCCCGCTGTCGGTGGTCGTCGCCGCGACGATCGCGAAGCGCTCGCAGCCGCAGTTCGTGCAGCAGTGGGCCGCGACCGGGCGGCTCAACGCGCACATCGAGGAGATGTTCACCGGGCACGCGCTCGTGACGGTGTTCGGGCGGCAGCGCGAGTCCGCGGCCACGTTCGCCGAGCAGAACGAGCAGCTCTACGCGGCCAGCTTCAAGGCGCAGTTCATCTCCGGCACCATCCAGCCCGCGCTCGGGTTCATCTCCAACCTCAACTACCTCGTCATCGCGGTCGTCGGCGGTCTGCGGGTCGCCTCGGGCGCGATGACGCTCGGCGACGTGCAGGCGTTCATCCAGTACTCGCGGCAGTTCACGCAGCCGCTCACGCAGATCGCGTCCATGGCCAACCTGCTGCAGTCCGGCGTCGCGTCGGCCGAGCGGGTGTTCGAGCTGCTCGACGCCGACGAGCAGGAGCCCGACCCCGCGCAGCCCGCGACGCTGCCGCAGCCCGTGCAGGGCAGGGTCGCCTTCGAGGGCGTGCACTTCCGCTACGAGACCGACGTGCCGCTCATCGAGGACCTGTCGGTCGTCGCCGAGCCCGGCCAGACCGTCGCGATCGTCGGACCCACCGGCGCCGGCAAGACGACCCTGGTCAACCTCCTCATGCGGTTCTACGAGGTCGACGCCGGGCGCATCACCCTCGACGGCGTCGACACCCGCCGCCTGACCCGCGACGACCTGCGCGGCCAGATGGGCATGGTCCTGCAGGACACGTGGATGTACGAGGGGTCCATCGCCGACAACATCGCGTACGGCGTCGACGGCGCCACGCGCGAGCAGGTCGTCGAGGCCGCCGTCGCCACCCACGTCGACCGCTTCGTCCGGACTCTGCCCGACGGGTACGACACGGTCGTCGACGACGAGGGCGGATCCCTGTCGGCCGGCGAGAAGCAGCTCATCACCATCGCCCGCGCGTTCCTCGCCGACCCCGCCATCCTCATCCTCGACGAGGCGACGTCCTCGGTGGACACCCGCACCGAGGTGCTCGTGCAGCACGCGATGAACCGGCTGCGCGCCGGGCGCACCGCGTTCGTCATCGCGCACCGCCTCTCCACGATCCGCGACGCCGACGTCATCCTCGTCATGGAGCACGGCTCCATCGTCGAGAAGGGCGCGCACGACGACCTGCTGGCCGCCGACGGGCCGTACGCCCGGCTCTACCGCAGCCAGTTCGCCGCCGCCACCACGCCGGTCGACTGACCGGCGCACCGCCCGTCCGTCCCGCGGCGGGCCGGACGGGCGGGCGCCCACCCCCGGGCCGGACGTCCCACCCGCGGGACGTCCGGCCACCGGTGTGGAGCACGTCACCCCCCTGACCCGGGCCAGCAGGTCCGGGCAGCGTCGAGGCACCGTCATGCTGGAGGGGTGCGAGGACGACGTTGACCGCCCCTGACCCTGCACCGGCCCGGCTCGTCCGCGACCGGACCACGCTGACCCTGTACGGCCCGTTCGTCGTGTGGGGGTGGCTGCTCTACAGCTTCAACCCCAGCGTGCCGCTGCTCGCCGACGAGCTCGGCATCACCAGCGCGCAGGCCGGGCTGCACGGCACCGCGATGGCTGCCGGCGGACTGACCGCCGCCGTCCTCACACCGCGCACCGTGCGCGCGCTCGGGCGCCGCGCCACGATCGTGGTGTCAGCGCTCGTCGTCGCCCTCGGCATCGGCGCCCTGGTCACGGGCCCCGCCCTGCCGTGGACCCTGGCGGGCATGCTCCTGACGTCCGTCGGCGGCAACGTGCTCATCTCGG
This region includes:
- a CDS encoding ABC transporter ATP-binding protein, whose amino-acid sequence is MLMRLLREHLRPYRAAVVAVLVLQLVQTLATLWLPSLNADIIDDGVAQGDTATIWRIGGVMLAVSLVQVVAAIAAVGIGARTAMAFGRDVRGRLFDRVQAFSQQEMGGFGAPTLITRTTNDVQQVQMVVLMTFVFLVMAPLMLIGGVIMSLHEDVPLSGLLLVVVPVLVVAIGLIVSRMVPWFRRMQQRIDAVNRVMREQLTGVRVVRAFVRERAEAARFDVANRDLYTASLATGLLMALMFPLVMLVMNVSSVGVVWFGARRVDAGEMQIGALIAFLSYIMFVLMAVMMSSMMVVMVPRAMVSAERIGEVLDAEPTVLPPQQPVAFPTDPTAGGRLELRDVEFRYPGAEEPVLQGVSFVAEPGRTTAIIGSTGAGKSTLLNLVPRLYDVTGGRVLVDGVDVRDAEPDALWSRVGLVPQRPYLFSGTVASNLRFGRPDATDDELWAALEVAQARDFVEALAEQLEAPVAQGGTNLSGGQRQRLAIARALVRRPRVYLFDDSFSALDYATDAALRAALVPWTRDATVLVVAQRVATIRDADRILVLDDGRVVGDGTHDELLAGNATYQEIVYSQLSAQEAA
- a CDS encoding ABC transporter ATP-binding protein; the encoded protein is MSTTTDRRPAGPPPGGPRHGPMAMGAGMPVQRSMDFRGSLRRLLGVLRPERPRLVAVLVLGVLSVAAAVTGPKLLGQATDVLFSGVVSRALGDVLPAGGTQQQAVEALRAAGQDTFADMVGGMSGVVPGAGVDFTRLGQILLVVLAVYVAAFLFGWLQGRITAHAVQRTVLRMRTEVESKLSRLPLAYYDRQPRGELLSRVTNDIDNVAQTMQQTLSQLVTSLLTVVGVLAMMFWISPLLAVVALVTVPLSVVVAATIAKRSQPQFVQQWAATGRLNAHIEEMFTGHALVTVFGRQRESAATFAEQNEQLYAASFKAQFISGTIQPALGFISNLNYLVIAVVGGLRVASGAMTLGDVQAFIQYSRQFTQPLTQIASMANLLQSGVASAERVFELLDADEQEPDPAQPATLPQPVQGRVAFEGVHFRYETDVPLIEDLSVVAEPGQTVAIVGPTGAGKTTLVNLLMRFYEVDAGRITLDGVDTRRLTRDDLRGQMGMVLQDTWMYEGSIADNIAYGVDGATREQVVEAAVATHVDRFVRTLPDGYDTVVDDEGGSLSAGEKQLITIARAFLADPAILILDEATSSVDTRTEVLVQHAMNRLRAGRTAFVIAHRLSTIRDADVILVMEHGSIVEKGAHDDLLAADGPYARLYRSQFAAATTPVD